A window from Myxococcus fulvus encodes these proteins:
- a CDS encoding serine/threonine-protein kinase, whose translation MSSPQTAIPFGKYLLIKRLAVGGMAELFLAQRPPDPELVVLKRILPYLSEEPEFVQMFLDEARIAAQLHHPNIVQVHELGKEGDNIFIAMEFVEGVDLRHVVLEEFKFGATVPCGVAARICSLVASGLDYAHQSRGVDGRPLELIHRDVSPQNVMIAYDGRVKLVDFGIAKAGAFMERSKPGVIKGKFLYLAPEQVSQERLDHRADIFALGTMLYEITTGKQPFSKPTTEGILYAIRFEDPTPPHLLRPDYPLELSRIVMRCLTKDRNQRYPRASVVHAELEAFLASGSLQQSLDVADYIARLMGEEEERTILHIPVSKPVGRMNATVPMAGNRVLDSSMPQRLPPLDVTGPTLSSTTPMAEPAVAPVPGLTARPTPRRHSADGLPAASYRDEPEPATQMARPRELPSGARSAPPVDEDVDSEMSTAVRTAPTGYSVLSQLRDEEEEDAGDGESTIPQRSRGRTPPPPVRRSSTHSEVASSQRGPITPEPLTAPPTPARRAASGPLPVEPPPRAVAPLEPPPSPRAAALAEGPAPRTPTDARARRLSSPPVATPPRRSPTPVPRDLDDGPGDMTMPIRRQSVVDAEASVSLTTPMRRLSPLDEEASQSVSLTTPMRRVSSVDVETSESVSLTTPMRRMSSVELEPSVSITPATVSHRAASRPMMPAARAVAVGDDDDHFHTDSSLSGALTSPTASLRDGEDDESTMGYGGGYDYPDTSATPARTGPRGLVLVVVGGLLLLVLLSLVCWGLYTRLKGPTPLSIPPRDLSQKALEEKPSAVTVPVRSANPPPVAVAAAQPAAGIAPAPSTAEAPTPTVAAAPEVPAKVEPAPPSLVEVRFEGPPKTVLRQEGGERLPVNRLVSLPPGMLRVDFDCPGRRTGRGTKAYLIEQANPGPLVLPVPCKPRR comes from the coding sequence GTGAGCTCGCCCCAGACGGCCATCCCGTTCGGAAAGTACCTGCTGATCAAGCGGCTCGCCGTGGGTGGGATGGCGGAGCTGTTCCTGGCGCAGCGTCCGCCGGATCCGGAGCTCGTGGTCCTCAAGCGCATCCTCCCGTACCTCTCGGAGGAGCCGGAGTTCGTCCAGATGTTCCTGGACGAGGCGCGCATCGCCGCCCAGCTGCACCACCCCAACATCGTGCAGGTGCACGAGCTGGGGAAGGAGGGCGACAACATCTTCATCGCCATGGAGTTCGTGGAGGGCGTGGACCTCCGCCACGTGGTGCTGGAGGAGTTCAAGTTCGGGGCGACGGTGCCGTGCGGCGTGGCGGCGCGCATCTGCTCGCTGGTGGCGTCGGGGCTGGACTACGCGCACCAGAGCCGGGGCGTGGACGGGCGCCCGCTGGAGCTCATCCACCGGGACGTCAGCCCGCAGAACGTGATGATCGCCTACGACGGGCGCGTCAAGCTGGTCGACTTCGGCATCGCCAAGGCCGGCGCGTTCATGGAGCGCAGCAAGCCGGGCGTCATCAAGGGCAAGTTCCTCTACCTGGCGCCGGAGCAGGTGTCGCAGGAGCGGCTGGACCACCGCGCGGACATCTTCGCGCTGGGGACCATGCTGTACGAAATCACCACCGGCAAGCAGCCCTTCTCCAAGCCGACGACGGAGGGAATCCTCTACGCCATCCGCTTCGAGGACCCGACGCCGCCGCACCTCTTGCGCCCGGACTATCCGCTGGAGCTGTCGCGCATCGTCATGCGGTGCCTGACGAAGGACCGCAACCAGCGCTACCCGCGCGCGTCGGTGGTGCACGCGGAGCTGGAGGCGTTCCTCGCGTCGGGCTCGCTGCAGCAGAGCCTGGATGTGGCCGACTACATCGCGCGGCTGATGGGCGAGGAGGAGGAGCGCACCATCCTCCACATCCCGGTGTCCAAGCCCGTGGGCCGCATGAACGCCACCGTGCCCATGGCGGGCAACCGGGTGCTGGATTCGTCCATGCCCCAGCGCCTGCCGCCGCTGGACGTCACCGGGCCCACGCTGTCCTCCACCACGCCCATGGCGGAGCCGGCGGTTGCTCCCGTGCCCGGGCTCACCGCGCGCCCCACGCCGCGCCGCCACTCCGCGGACGGGCTGCCCGCCGCCAGCTACCGGGACGAGCCCGAGCCGGCCACGCAGATGGCGCGCCCGCGCGAGCTGCCGAGTGGTGCCCGGAGCGCGCCTCCCGTGGACGAGGACGTGGACTCGGAGATGTCCACCGCCGTGCGCACGGCGCCCACGGGGTACTCGGTGCTGTCGCAGCTGCGGGACGAGGAGGAGGAGGACGCCGGTGACGGCGAGTCCACCATCCCCCAGCGCAGCCGGGGCCGCACGCCGCCGCCCCCCGTTCGGCGCTCCAGCACGCACTCGGAGGTGGCCTCCTCACAGCGAGGCCCCATCACCCCGGAGCCGCTCACCGCGCCGCCCACGCCCGCCAGGCGCGCGGCGTCGGGGCCGCTGCCGGTGGAGCCTCCGCCTCGCGCCGTCGCGCCGCTGGAGCCTCCTCCCTCGCCTCGCGCGGCGGCGCTCGCGGAGGGCCCCGCGCCCCGCACGCCCACGGATGCGCGCGCGCGCCGCCTGTCCTCCCCGCCCGTGGCCACGCCGCCGCGCCGCTCGCCCACGCCGGTTCCTCGGGACCTGGACGACGGCCCCGGCGACATGACGATGCCCATCCGCCGCCAGTCGGTGGTGGACGCGGAGGCCTCGGTGTCGCTCACCACGCCCATGCGGCGCCTGTCGCCCCTGGACGAGGAGGCCTCGCAGTCGGTGTCGCTGACCACGCCCATGCGGCGCGTGTCCTCGGTGGACGTGGAGACCTCCGAGTCGGTGTCGCTGACGACGCCCATGCGGCGCATGTCCTCGGTGGAGTTGGAGCCGTCGGTGTCCATCACCCCGGCGACGGTGAGCCACCGCGCCGCCTCCCGGCCGATGATGCCCGCGGCGCGCGCCGTGGCCGTGGGGGACGACGACGACCACTTCCACACCGACTCCAGCCTGTCGGGCGCGCTCACCAGCCCCACGGCCTCGCTGCGCGATGGCGAGGACGACGAGTCCACCATGGGGTACGGCGGTGGTTACGACTACCCCGACACGAGCGCGACCCCCGCGCGCACCGGCCCGCGAGGGCTGGTGCTGGTCGTCGTCGGCGGGCTGCTCCTGCTGGTGCTGTTGAGCCTGGTGTGCTGGGGCCTCTACACCCGGCTCAAGGGCCCCACGCCCCTGTCCATCCCTCCGCGAGACCTCTCCCAGAAGGCGCTCGAGGAGAAGCCGTCGGCCGTCACGGTGCCGGTGCGCTCCGCGAACCCGCCGCCCGTCGCCGTGGCCGCCGCGCAACCCGCCGCGGGCATCGCCCCCGCGCCTTCGACGGCCGAGGCTCCGACGCCGACGGTCGCCGCCGCGCCCGAGGTCCCCGCGAAGGTCGAGCCCGCACCGCCTTCGCTGGTGGAGGTCCGCTTCGAGGGGCCCCCCAAGACGGTGCTGCGCCAGGAGGGGGGCGAGCGGCTTCCCGTCAATCGGCTCGTCAGCCTGCCCCCCGGCATGCTCCGGGTCGATTTTGACTGCCCCGGCCGAAGGACCGGACGGGGGACGAAAGCCTACCTCATCGAGCAGGCGAACCCGGGTCCGCTCGTCCTCCCGGTGCCCTGCAAACCGCGTCGCTAG